One region of Synechococcus elongatus PCC 11801 genomic DNA includes:
- a CDS encoding helix-turn-helix domain-containing protein, producing MSDLFSTTAEQRATQFAALLQEFRDQFHQPLFDSVGVAAPPLSKRQLALLLGVSPTLIVKYENAEIDPFDIRWGVMNRISVVLGLSLDELNAVLACQQNPSALLRSQQPNLSKKRGRRSISD from the coding sequence ATGTCTGATCTGTTTTCTACAACTGCAGAACAAAGGGCTACCCAATTCGCTGCACTCTTGCAGGAATTTCGCGACCAATTTCACCAACCGCTGTTTGACTCTGTCGGTGTTGCAGCGCCACCACTCTCGAAGCGACAACTGGCACTCTTGTTAGGGGTTTCCCCAACGCTCATTGTCAAATATGAAAATGCTGAGATTGACCCCTTCGATATTCGTTGGGGCGTCATGAATCGCATCTCAGTGGTCTTGGGACTGTCCCTAGATGAGCTGAATGCAGTCTTGGCATGTCAACAAAACCCATCAGCACTCCTGCGATCGCAGCAGCCTAATCTCTCTAAAAAGCGAGGTCGCCGTTCTATCTCAGACTAA
- the cysC gene encoding adenylyl-sulfate kinase translates to MIADPASRNVVWHEATITRSDRERLNGHRGVILWFTGLSGSGKSTLAHAVEAQLFERGCRTFVLDGDNVRHGLCADLGFSDRDRQENIRRIGEVAKLFTEAGVITLAAFVSPFRADRDRVRALVADGEYIEVYCQASLDVCEQRDVKGLYAKARAGQIPEFTGISSPYEAPEAAELKIDTGSRSLDDCVAQVLNYLVQQGIISASDRG, encoded by the coding sequence ATGATCGCTGATCCCGCAAGTCGGAACGTCGTCTGGCATGAAGCGACGATTACCCGCAGCGATCGCGAGCGGCTCAATGGGCACCGAGGCGTGATTCTGTGGTTCACAGGGTTGTCGGGGTCGGGTAAATCGACCTTGGCTCATGCGGTTGAAGCTCAGCTATTTGAGCGAGGCTGCCGAACCTTTGTTCTCGATGGCGATAACGTCCGGCATGGACTTTGTGCCGATCTGGGTTTTTCCGATCGCGATCGCCAAGAAAATATCCGTCGCATCGGCGAGGTGGCCAAGCTGTTTACGGAAGCGGGCGTGATCACGCTGGCTGCGTTCGTCTCACCGTTCCGTGCTGATCGCGATCGCGTCCGCGCTTTAGTTGCAGACGGTGAATACATTGAGGTCTATTGCCAAGCCTCGCTGGATGTCTGTGAGCAACGCGATGTCAAAGGCCTCTATGCCAAGGCACGTGCCGGTCAAATTCCGGAATTTACGGGAATCTCGTCACCCTACGAAGCGCCGGAAGCGGCAGAGCTAAAAATTGACACGGGTAGCCGATCGCTCGATGACTGTGTTGCTCAGGTGCTCAATTATCTGGTGCAGCAAGGGATCATTTCAGCCAGCGATCGCGGTTAA
- a CDS encoding ArsR/SmtB family transcription factor, whose amino-acid sequence MNPAALAQVADYFKLLSEPSRLQVLCTLKEGARSVSEIVAASGLGQANVSKHLKLLHQAGVLRRTPRQGCVYYEICDSTIFELCEVVSQRLAQHLAEQQAVLSHWR is encoded by the coding sequence ATGAACCCTGCTGCTCTGGCGCAAGTTGCTGACTACTTCAAGTTGCTGTCTGAGCCCAGTCGGCTACAAGTGCTCTGCACGCTCAAGGAAGGTGCACGCTCAGTCTCCGAGATTGTGGCTGCATCGGGGTTAGGACAAGCCAATGTTTCGAAGCACCTCAAGCTCCTCCACCAAGCGGGTGTGTTGCGTCGAACCCCTCGGCAGGGCTGCGTCTACTACGAAATTTGTGACTCCACTATCTTTGAACTCTGCGAGGTGGTCAGTCAGCGACTCGCGCAGCATCTTGCCGAACAACAGGCGGTTTTGAGTCATTGGCGTTGA
- a CDS encoding MBL fold metallo-hydrolase encodes MLFRQLFDYDTWTYTYLIADEASGETALVDPVLERRDRDLALLKELGLTLKFCLETHLHADHITAAGQLRELTGCQTVVPAGANAACANRFVAEGDRLQLGAIEIQAIETHGHTDSHVAYLVNQTELLTGDSLFIRGCGRTDFQSGDAGQLFDSIQRLFQMPDSTRVWPGHDYKGHTVSTIGEEKRLNPRFAGRDRQGFIEFMNSLDLPDPKRIMEAVPANERCGRAATV; translated from the coding sequence ATGCTTTTTCGTCAGCTCTTCGATTACGACACCTGGACCTACACCTATCTGATTGCTGATGAAGCCAGTGGTGAAACTGCACTGGTTGATCCTGTTCTGGAGCGGCGCGATCGCGATTTAGCGCTGCTGAAAGAACTGGGACTCACGCTGAAGTTTTGCCTAGAAACCCATCTCCATGCCGACCACATCACGGCGGCTGGACAGCTACGGGAATTGACCGGCTGCCAAACCGTTGTGCCGGCTGGGGCCAATGCAGCCTGCGCCAATCGCTTTGTAGCTGAGGGCGATCGCCTCCAGCTCGGCGCGATTGAGATTCAGGCGATCGAAACGCACGGCCACACCGATAGCCATGTCGCCTATCTCGTCAATCAGACTGAGTTACTGACCGGCGACTCCCTGTTTATTCGCGGCTGTGGACGCACGGACTTCCAAAGTGGCGATGCGGGGCAACTGTTTGACTCCATTCAGCGACTGTTCCAGATGCCGGACAGCACCCGTGTTTGGCCCGGCCATGACTACAAAGGCCACACCGTCTCCACGATCGGCGAAGAGAAACGCCTCAATCCTCGCTTTGCGGGTCGCGATCGCCAGGGCTTTATCGAGTTTATGAACAGCCTGGATCTGCCCGATCCCAAGCGGATTATGGAGGCGGTTCCCGCCAATGAGCGCTGCGGCCGCGCTGCAACTGTCTAG
- a CDS encoding rhodanese-like domain-containing protein: protein MTSLSTPTDSQKKSFLSPNQLQTLLEREEVLLLDVREVAEYQAEHVAGAHLYPLSQIAQLPLPASDRPIVLTCQSGMRSQKAAAKLRQHGLTITELQGGLNAWKQQGLPTVGQTAKAPISLMRQVQIVAGSLVLLGVILSLTVAPAWIGLSGFVGAGLLFAGVSGTCLMANLLAELPWNRG from the coding sequence ATGACATCACTTTCAACGCCCACGGATAGCCAGAAAAAATCGTTTCTTAGCCCCAACCAGTTACAAACCCTGCTCGAACGCGAGGAAGTGCTGCTACTCGACGTTCGCGAAGTCGCGGAGTACCAAGCCGAGCATGTTGCTGGGGCACATCTCTATCCGCTTAGCCAAATTGCGCAGTTGCCGTTGCCAGCCAGCGATCGCCCAATCGTGCTGACCTGTCAATCTGGCATGCGATCGCAGAAAGCCGCCGCTAAACTGCGCCAGCACGGGCTGACCATTACCGAGCTGCAAGGAGGCCTCAATGCCTGGAAGCAGCAAGGCTTGCCGACGGTGGGTCAAACAGCCAAAGCACCAATCAGCCTCATGCGGCAGGTGCAAATTGTTGCTGGCTCCCTCGTACTCCTAGGCGTCATTCTCAGCTTGACGGTGGCACCCGCTTGGATCGGGCTCAGTGGTTTTGTCGGTGCTGGATTGTTGTTTGCCGGTGTCAGTGGCACTTGTCTGATGGCGAATCTGCTGGCGGAATTGCCCTGGAATCGGGGTTAG
- a CDS encoding sulfite exporter TauE/SafE family protein, whose amino-acid sequence MMRFFALVLALLIGLSLGLLGGGGAVLALPVFVYVLGIDPKTAIAMTLVVVGSASLLGAIPHARRGNIDWLRTVVFGSSTMLGAFLGARLALLPWVTAQLQMGLFAVAILAAASFMLRRQPPKAEDPVLNYPRPFCLSCWTWLVSEGIGVGVLTGLVGVGGGFAIVPALVLLGKVPMRKAIGTSLVIIGLNAIAGLAGYWGRLSLPWDLTLSFTAFACLGTLLGSVVSQRMSTHKLQKSFAIFLLAIGGFVLARSVL is encoded by the coding sequence ATGATGCGGTTTTTTGCGCTTGTCTTGGCGCTGCTAATTGGCCTCAGTCTGGGATTGCTGGGGGGCGGTGGCGCTGTGCTTGCCCTTCCCGTTTTTGTCTACGTGCTGGGCATTGACCCTAAAACAGCGATCGCGATGACCTTAGTCGTCGTGGGCAGTGCTAGTTTGCTCGGTGCGATTCCCCATGCGCGGCGTGGCAATATCGATTGGCTACGAACAGTGGTGTTTGGCAGCTCCACCATGCTTGGTGCCTTTTTGGGCGCTCGGCTCGCCCTTTTGCCTTGGGTAACAGCGCAGCTACAGATGGGGCTGTTTGCTGTGGCGATTTTGGCAGCCGCTAGCTTTATGCTGCGGCGTCAGCCGCCCAAAGCCGAAGATCCCGTGTTGAACTATCCGCGGCCCTTTTGTCTGAGTTGCTGGACTTGGCTGGTCAGCGAAGGCATTGGTGTCGGGGTCCTGACGGGGTTGGTCGGTGTAGGTGGCGGTTTTGCGATTGTTCCCGCTTTGGTGCTGCTGGGCAAAGTGCCAATGCGCAAGGCGATCGGCACCTCCTTGGTGATTATTGGCCTGAATGCGATCGCCGGTCTCGCTGGCTATTGGGGTCGCCTCAGTTTGCCCTGGGATTTAACCCTCAGCTTCACGGCCTTTGCTTGTCTCGGTACGCTGCTAGGGAGCGTGGTATCGCAGCGGATGAGTACCCACAAGCTGCAAAAAAGCTTTGCGATTTTCCTGCTGGCGATCGGGGGATTTGTGTTGGCACGCAGTGTCCTTTAG
- a CDS encoding anthranilate phosphoribosyltransferase family protein — protein sequence MSERFRELIRKVGSGRHTSQVLTRAEAAEALQLMLSATATPAQIGAFLIAHRIRRPTGTELAGFLDTYANWLPSVLAPSTTRPPVVLGYPYDGRDRTAPLGPLLALLLAAAGQPVVLHGSDRVATKYGVPLIELWEAIGVNWRSRSIPELNRCLEQAGLAQLHQPSLCPAAEVLNGYRSELGKRPPLATAELMIVPVQGAALPICGFVHPPTELMIQEALELRGITRFFTIKGLEGSPELPRDRAAIVGRWQAGNCDRQILHARDWDLGDSELPWMGEAAWTEAAQAMLMRQPSVLEPLLRWNGAVYLWLLGLVESVPAGLAQVDQFLKTGALQQQRDRLQQLLEPVPDLTLS from the coding sequence ATGAGCGAGCGCTTCCGAGAACTAATTCGCAAGGTTGGCAGTGGACGCCATACGAGCCAAGTGTTGACTCGGGCTGAGGCAGCCGAGGCTTTGCAGTTGATGCTGTCGGCCACAGCGACCCCAGCGCAAATCGGGGCTTTTTTGATTGCCCATCGGATTCGCCGCCCCACGGGAACTGAACTGGCTGGTTTTTTAGACACCTATGCCAACTGGCTACCGTCAGTGCTGGCGCCCAGTACAACTCGGCCACCCGTGGTTTTGGGCTATCCCTACGATGGCCGCGATCGCACCGCTCCGCTGGGGCCGTTGCTTGCGCTGTTGCTTGCGGCGGCAGGGCAGCCAGTGGTTCTGCATGGCAGCGATCGCGTCGCAACGAAATACGGCGTTCCCCTGATTGAACTGTGGGAGGCGATCGGGGTGAATTGGCGATCGCGTTCCATTCCCGAGCTGAACCGCTGCTTGGAGCAGGCAGGCTTAGCCCAATTGCATCAACCCAGCCTGTGTCCGGCAGCAGAGGTCCTCAATGGCTATCGTTCGGAACTGGGCAAACGCCCCCCCTTGGCGACTGCTGAGCTGATGATCGTCCCTGTCCAAGGTGCAGCCCTGCCGATCTGTGGCTTTGTCCATCCGCCGACGGAGTTGATGATTCAAGAGGCGTTAGAGCTGCGGGGGATCACTCGCTTCTTCACAATCAAGGGGTTGGAGGGGAGTCCTGAACTCCCCCGCGATCGCGCCGCCATTGTCGGTCGCTGGCAGGCGGGCAACTGCGATCGCCAGATCCTGCATGCTCGCGATTGGGATTTGGGTGACTCGGAACTGCCCTGGATGGGGGAAGCCGCTTGGACAGAAGCTGCGCAGGCGATGCTGATGCGCCAGCCCTCTGTTCTTGAACCGTTGCTGCGCTGGAATGGAGCGGTCTATCTCTGGCTGCTGGGGCTGGTGGAATCGGTGCCTGCTGGCCTCGCTCAGGTGGATCAATTTCTGAAAACCGGGGCGTTGCAGCAACAGCGCGATCGCCTCCAGCAGCTCCTTGAACCTGTGCCTGACCTCACATTGTCTTGA
- a CDS encoding nitrate reductase associated protein, translated as MTAPGPFFQFEADFVLGLRCIPMSVRRKLDDCGVKLKLEHWHRLAESERQWLVDQPCESDRDRQAYREQLRTWTQRDWGEPAKDLPIDPQPAWLRSEIPEAVQTACHVLQVHLSPADWQALDPLQRFALIKLARPGHEHRNLYPALQEFGLADRSPESSPDI; from the coding sequence ATGACCGCTCCGGGTCCGTTTTTTCAATTCGAGGCTGACTTTGTCCTTGGCCTGCGCTGTATTCCCATGAGCGTGCGCCGCAAGCTGGATGACTGTGGGGTCAAGCTCAAACTCGAGCACTGGCACCGTCTTGCAGAGTCAGAGCGCCAGTGGCTCGTCGATCAGCCCTGTGAAAGCGATCGCGATCGCCAAGCCTACCGAGAGCAGCTCCGCACTTGGACACAGCGTGACTGGGGAGAACCGGCGAAGGATTTACCCATCGACCCGCAACCAGCTTGGCTGCGGTCTGAGATCCCCGAGGCAGTTCAGACGGCCTGTCATGTCCTGCAGGTCCACCTCAGCCCGGCTGACTGGCAGGCCCTAGACCCTCTCCAACGCTTTGCGCTGATCAAGCTGGCGCGCCCCGGACACGAACACCGCAACCTCTATCCCGCCCTGCAGGAATTTGGGCTGGCAGACCGATCGCCTGAGTCATCACCAGACATCTGA
- a CDS encoding tetratricopeptide repeat protein has translation MDGTPTLYLFALIGLLGTAAWFVFRQVLKTRRTEVDFSRLQQQLSQSRGSAEDRYRLGSIFLEKKLYAPAIAQFQLALKDKELTDPAGLALIHNALGYAYAAQEQYDLAIRQYKEALEQQPDYVTALNNLGFAYEKKQLLSQAIATYESVLSLEPGNRTAQRRSQSLQQRVSPST, from the coding sequence ATGGACGGGACCCCGACTCTCTACCTATTTGCGCTGATTGGCCTGTTGGGGACAGCTGCTTGGTTTGTATTTCGTCAGGTGCTCAAGACTCGACGCACTGAGGTGGACTTCAGCCGACTGCAGCAGCAATTGAGTCAAAGCCGAGGTTCCGCAGAAGATCGCTACCGGCTCGGCAGCATTTTCCTGGAGAAAAAGCTTTACGCTCCTGCGATCGCTCAGTTTCAACTGGCTCTGAAAGATAAGGAGCTGACTGATCCTGCTGGGCTAGCCCTCATCCATAACGCTTTGGGGTATGCCTACGCGGCTCAGGAGCAGTACGACTTGGCGATTCGCCAATACAAGGAAGCGCTGGAGCAGCAACCCGACTATGTGACGGCGCTGAATAACCTTGGGTTTGCCTACGAGAAAAAACAACTCCTGAGCCAGGCGATCGCCACCTATGAATCAGTCTTGAGTCTTGAGCCGGGGAATCGCACCGCCCAACGGCGATCGCAGAGCTTGCAGCAGCGCGTCTCTCCCTCGACTTAG
- a CDS encoding bluetail domain-containing putative surface protein: MAFLRITSAQQLYVAFYGRPADVEGRSFWDSAVQAIPGAIDYAAIAEAFGESAEAQIRFGNLSLAEAVNTLYRSILNREADPVGRDFYVKALESGQISLANLAIAIVEGIQTDSLDAQTFLNKVLAADWLTNALDTLEEIQAYDFSTNAIALPTVQDFIAKVTADAGSVPNSNQVTAIVEQIVVTSGTPATATAIAEARIVVQGGDGNDQLNGSGGQATLIGAGGHDTLLAGSSDDRLTGGLGADVLTGGAGRDRFVYTALTDSLLSGFDRITDFQIGLDSFEGPNPTSAMAINNLGTVSSLDPSALAAVLTASNFLSNGAATFQFEQRTFIVLNDDVAGFQANRDALIEITGFQGDLANLSIV, translated from the coding sequence ATGGCTTTTCTACGAATCACTTCTGCCCAGCAGCTTTACGTTGCTTTCTACGGTCGCCCTGCAGATGTTGAAGGACGGAGCTTTTGGGACTCTGCGGTGCAGGCAATACCAGGTGCCATAGACTACGCTGCGATCGCTGAAGCCTTTGGTGAATCAGCAGAAGCTCAAATTCGATTTGGCAATTTATCCCTTGCGGAGGCGGTCAACACGCTCTATCGCTCCATTCTCAACCGTGAGGCTGATCCAGTAGGGAGAGACTTTTATGTCAAGGCATTGGAGTCAGGACAAATCAGTCTGGCCAACCTCGCGATTGCGATCGTGGAGGGTATTCAAACTGACAGTCTTGATGCTCAAACCTTTCTCAATAAAGTCCTTGCTGCCGATTGGTTGACGAATGCACTGGACACCCTAGAGGAAATTCAGGCCTATGACTTTTCAACAAATGCGATCGCCTTGCCAACCGTGCAAGATTTCATTGCCAAGGTCACTGCTGATGCTGGCAGTGTGCCGAACTCCAATCAAGTTACAGCCATCGTGGAACAAATTGTGGTGACTTCTGGCACGCCAGCTACTGCAACTGCGATCGCTGAAGCACGTATCGTCGTTCAAGGCGGCGATGGCAATGATCAGTTGAATGGGAGTGGAGGACAGGCAACCCTGATCGGTGCTGGCGGTCATGACACCCTGCTGGCAGGCAGTAGCGACGACAGGCTTACTGGAGGACTGGGTGCAGATGTTTTGACGGGAGGTGCAGGCCGCGATCGCTTTGTTTACACGGCACTCACTGATTCACTGCTCTCGGGCTTTGATCGAATTACTGACTTTCAAATCGGCCTTGATAGCTTCGAAGGGCCCAATCCTACCAGTGCCATGGCGATCAACAACCTCGGGACTGTCAGCAGCCTAGATCCCTCAGCACTAGCAGCTGTGCTAACCGCGAGCAATTTTCTGTCGAATGGAGCCGCAACCTTCCAGTTTGAGCAACGGACTTTTATCGTTCTGAATGATGATGTTGCTGGCTTTCAAGCCAATCGCGATGCTCTGATCGAAATCACCGGCTTTCAGGGCGATCTCGCTAATCTCTCCATTGTCTAG
- a CDS encoding PP2C family protein-serine/threonine phosphatase — translation MTQNFLAEHYTLPRQVEPLINRFLWVSGTAAAQIPAGTRVNDRYQVVAPQIWFDLDPDRPPQLPEVIPESLQPYLWLFEHHRHLPTLYGLEPLEKGETAILLERVPLDREGHLWPSLVSALKAASAALQIHWLEQILLLWEPLTAQGVAASLLRLMNIRVCAGELRLIELLDDNEDPLDVHVSVETMPVSLHRLGQVLHSLEPLLHREVAAAIAPALQALQAEEADLVQSQAILHQAWQYYSQRQALTVQGIALTDPGWRGGENEDSCYPLAADLAQAAQPDWIAVCDGLGGHAGGEIASQTAIAGLKLQLQQLLNHRQSNDSPAASLDDQLRASLCVVNDLIANRNERGAEVLARMGTTLVLALKTPGPQPELTLTHIGDSRAYWLTPRSTERLTLDHDVATQTVCQGHLAYRAALRLPQGAALSQAMGVMASSGLHIPIQEFRVLEPGILLLCSDGLSDYGLVETFGHVDVGAVLSGELSLSAWSQRWIERARQLTGHDNISVAAFYCQLTARDTSPIEPPPIVRESAALPAREPEPVAVSTQPTQLPETIADSAPEPAASFSFSWQIWIGAIALATLLGAGIGLIVPAPSQSGPNLGVPAQPSDR, via the coding sequence ATGACCCAAAATTTTCTTGCAGAACACTACACGCTGCCACGCCAAGTTGAGCCACTCATCAACCGTTTTCTTTGGGTCAGCGGTACGGCAGCAGCTCAAATTCCTGCTGGAACGCGGGTCAACGATCGCTATCAGGTAGTTGCTCCACAAATTTGGTTTGACCTCGATCCCGATCGCCCGCCCCAGCTGCCCGAGGTCATTCCCGAATCTCTTCAGCCTTACCTCTGGCTCTTTGAGCACCATCGACATCTCCCTACGCTCTATGGCCTAGAGCCCTTAGAGAAAGGCGAGACGGCTATTCTCCTGGAGCGAGTCCCCCTCGATCGCGAAGGTCATCTCTGGCCAAGCTTGGTCAGTGCCCTCAAGGCTGCCTCGGCAGCCCTGCAAATCCACTGGCTTGAGCAGATCTTGCTACTTTGGGAACCTTTGACTGCGCAGGGAGTCGCTGCCAGCCTTTTGAGATTGATGAACATCCGCGTTTGCGCAGGCGAGTTACGGCTGATTGAACTGCTGGATGACAATGAGGATCCACTAGACGTTCATGTTTCAGTGGAGACCATGCCTGTCAGTTTGCACCGCTTGGGACAGGTTCTGCACAGCTTGGAGCCGCTCCTACATCGGGAAGTCGCAGCTGCGATCGCACCCGCTTTGCAAGCCTTACAAGCAGAAGAAGCCGACTTAGTCCAGAGCCAAGCGATTCTTCATCAAGCTTGGCAGTACTACAGTCAACGTCAAGCCCTGACTGTACAAGGGATTGCCCTGACAGATCCCGGTTGGCGCGGTGGGGAGAACGAAGATAGTTGCTATCCCTTGGCGGCAGACCTTGCGCAAGCAGCTCAGCCAGACTGGATTGCTGTCTGTGATGGTTTGGGTGGTCATGCAGGGGGTGAAATTGCCAGCCAGACTGCGATCGCGGGATTGAAACTGCAGCTCCAGCAACTGCTCAATCATCGTCAAAGCAACGATAGTCCAGCGGCAAGTTTGGATGACCAACTGCGAGCGAGCCTATGTGTTGTCAATGATCTGATTGCCAACAGAAACGAGCGAGGCGCAGAAGTATTGGCACGAATGGGAACGACTTTGGTGCTGGCCTTGAAAACCCCAGGCCCTCAGCCAGAGCTGACCCTGACTCACATTGGTGATAGTCGAGCCTACTGGTTGACGCCTCGCAGTACAGAACGCCTCACACTCGATCACGATGTGGCGACACAGACTGTCTGCCAGGGGCATTTAGCCTACCGAGCAGCCCTCCGATTGCCCCAAGGTGCCGCACTCTCGCAGGCAATGGGAGTGATGGCGTCGTCTGGACTCCACATTCCCATTCAGGAGTTTCGAGTTTTAGAACCTGGGATCTTACTGCTGTGTTCAGATGGCTTGAGTGACTATGGCCTCGTTGAGACCTTTGGTCACGTGGATGTGGGAGCGGTCCTCAGCGGTGAGTTGTCCCTTAGCGCTTGGAGCCAACGCTGGATCGAGCGAGCGCGGCAGTTGACGGGACACGACAATATTTCAGTAGCAGCGTTCTACTGTCAGCTCACTGCGCGAGATACCAGCCCCATTGAGCCGCCGCCAATCGTTCGCGAGTCTGCCGCTCTGCCGGCTAGGGAGCCCGAGCCAGTAGCGGTTTCAACGCAGCCTACGCAACTCCCTGAAACGATCGCAGATTCGGCACCTGAGCCAGCTGCCAGTTTCAGTTTCTCTTGGCAAATTTGGATAGGTGCCATTGCCTTGGCTACGCTTTTGGGAGCTGGTATCGGCCTCATTGTGCCAGCACCTTCTCAGAGCGGTCCTAATCTTGGTGTTCCAGCACAGCCAAGTGATCGCTGA
- a CDS encoding ferredoxin-thioredoxin reductase variable chain, with translation MNVGDRVRVKESVVVYHHPEHRNQAFDLKNAEGEIAAILTEWNGKPISANFPYLVNFPNKFRAHLRDFELEVLA, from the coding sequence ATGAACGTTGGCGATCGCGTACGAGTCAAAGAATCAGTTGTGGTGTATCACCATCCTGAGCATCGAAATCAAGCCTTTGACTTAAAAAACGCGGAAGGCGAAATTGCAGCAATTCTAACTGAGTGGAATGGCAAGCCAATCAGCGCAAACTTTCCCTACCTTGTCAACTTTCCGAATAAGTTTCGCGCCCATCTGCGTGATTTCGAACTAGAGGTTCTTGCCTAA
- a CDS encoding HlyD family secretion protein has protein sequence MYTSDQSENCYFEIEKNYLNGYLEVAEELADQLVKSLPQDPRLRLLRGHIYYSLGELKKARYEYELTRGLTIDEEIIDQSLNGLERCDSIQQNKTELQSDATIIFPSHAVLAASQLEQSLLTHKNEQLSPDAQMLTQHSDNAEPCIPPSISQDVLHSIQVVSDDEIPEHLHVLQADEFLPPVNHWFQIAGIILVLGFVGTAILSSILKYQVVVKAPAVIRPIGETRLVQAAVEGKVRQIIARSNQEVKQGDPIVLLDDSRQLTRKAQLVESIAKNRQKLQQIQSQKLAVEEEMLAESNKAARGVDINQAELQTAEASLALAAEEYSRFQALASAGAIADLIVQEKLASYRIAQANLNRAQEMTAQTQEQGLATQARLRQMQDQLAQQEFDVLQQIKVEQKELQQMNIDLANTIIRAPIAGIIQSMNLRNPDQMVGVGQEIARISPTQSGLVIKALVPSQDILPVAVGQRVQLRIAACPYPDFGTLEARVQAIAPDAGSLGNSIPQVGAATAPSESTSSQAFEVTIKPQEKPLTDGQRICKIRPGMEAQADIITNEETVLKFMLRKARLLWQS, from the coding sequence ATGTATACATCTGATCAGTCAGAGAATTGTTATTTTGAAATAGAAAAAAACTACTTGAATGGATATCTAGAAGTCGCTGAGGAATTAGCTGATCAATTAGTGAAAAGTCTTCCACAAGATCCTAGGCTGAGACTTCTAAGAGGACATATTTACTATAGTCTTGGTGAGCTTAAAAAAGCCCGTTATGAATATGAGCTAACAAGAGGACTGACAATAGATGAAGAAATTATCGATCAGTCTCTCAACGGCTTGGAACGATGCGATAGTATCCAGCAGAATAAAACTGAGTTACAGAGTGATGCAACAATTATTTTTCCTAGCCATGCTGTATTAGCAGCTTCTCAATTAGAGCAATCCCTTTTGACCCATAAAAATGAACAGCTAAGTCCTGACGCTCAAATGCTCACTCAACACTCTGATAATGCAGAACCTTGTATCCCACCTAGCATTTCTCAGGATGTTTTGCATTCTATTCAAGTTGTTAGTGATGATGAAATTCCTGAACACCTCCACGTTTTACAGGCAGATGAGTTTTTACCTCCTGTGAACCATTGGTTTCAAATAGCTGGAATTATTTTAGTTTTAGGTTTTGTTGGGACAGCAATTTTAAGCTCCATCCTAAAATATCAAGTTGTTGTCAAAGCACCAGCTGTCATTCGCCCTATCGGTGAAACTCGACTGGTCCAGGCTGCAGTAGAGGGCAAGGTGCGCCAAATTATTGCTCGATCTAATCAAGAGGTCAAACAAGGGGATCCAATTGTTCTGTTAGATGACTCTCGTCAATTAACTAGAAAAGCTCAACTAGTTGAAAGTATCGCTAAAAATCGGCAAAAGCTTCAGCAGATTCAGTCCCAAAAACTGGCTGTTGAAGAGGAAATGCTTGCTGAGTCTAACAAAGCAGCAAGGGGAGTTGACATCAATCAGGCCGAGCTCCAGACAGCGGAGGCTAGCCTAGCACTGGCTGCAGAAGAATATTCACGATTTCAGGCATTGGCTTCTGCAGGAGCGATCGCGGATCTCATCGTCCAAGAAAAACTGGCTAGCTATCGGATTGCACAGGCTAATTTGAACCGTGCTCAAGAAATGACTGCACAAACGCAAGAACAAGGTTTAGCGACTCAGGCAAGACTGAGACAAATGCAGGATCAATTGGCTCAACAAGAGTTTGATGTCTTACAACAGATTAAAGTAGAACAAAAAGAACTCCAGCAGATGAATATTGACCTAGCGAATACGATTATTCGTGCTCCGATCGCAGGCATAATTCAGTCGATGAACTTACGGAATCCAGATCAGATGGTTGGTGTGGGTCAAGAAATCGCTCGTATCTCTCCCACCCAGAGTGGCTTGGTGATCAAAGCCCTAGTGCCATCCCAAGATATTTTGCCAGTGGCAGTGGGTCAGCGCGTTCAATTGCGTATTGCAGCCTGTCCCTATCCTGATTTTGGAACCTTAGAGGCCAGAGTCCAAGCGATCGCTCCAGATGCAGGCAGCCTTGGTAATTCGATACCTCAGGTTGGAGCAGCAACTGCTCCCTCAGAATCTACTAGTAGTCAAGCTTTTGAAGTTACGATTAAACCTCAAGAGAAGCCGCTAACAGATGGCCAGCGAATTTGTAAGATTCGTCCGGGGATGGAAGCTCAGGCAGACATTATTACAAATGAAGAAACAGTGCTCAAATTCATGCTGAGAAAGGCTCGACTTCTCTGGCAGTCGTGA